The Mycobacterium sp. EPa45 genomic interval CTCGGAGTCCAGGAAGCGCCGCTGCTGCTCGCGTGGGAGCAGCGCGTCGCGGTCGTGCAGCTGGCGCAGGAAATCGATGCGCGCCTTCGCGGTCTTGAGCGGGTCGAGCATCTGAAAGCCGGTGCGGGCCAACCAACCCGGGATGTCGATGCGGTTGAACACGTGATCGGCCATGAAGTCCGCCGCCACCGCGCCGATGTTGGGTGGGATGCCCAACGGCAGCGCGGCCAACGTGTCCACCGGGGCACCGAATGCGACGATGCTCGCGATGTCCTTGGTGCGCCGGTAGGCCGCGGTCTGGTAGCAGAACATGCCGCCTTGGGAGTAGCCGGCAAGGTGGATGCTCTGACCGGTGATGTCCCTGACGGTGTCGATGGCCTCGTTGAGGGCGACGATGTGGTCGGTGAGGTTGCGCTCCATGCCGCCCTCGATCTCGTCGGGCGAGCCGAAGTCGATCACCCACGGGTCGATGCCCGCCTCGTGCAGGATGCCGACGGCGCCGTCCTCGCGGGTGACGTCCCACATGTTGGCCGACATCATCATCGGGTGGACCATCAGCACCGGCGGGCCGGCAGGCTTTTGGCCGGGCCTGCTGTCCGGCGGGAAATAGCGGCGGAGCTTGTACATGGTCTTGTCTTCGACGATCTGGAAGGGTGACGGCACCGCCCCGGTCTCCAGACCGCCCCAGCGCAGTACCTCGAAACCGTTCTGGGCCGTCGCCATCAGCCGTTCCACAGGCCTGGTGACCGCCGACAAGTTCAGATCCACGGCTGCTCCCCTGTCCCACATCGCTGCTGCATAAGGCCCCGACAGCCAGCACATCATGGCATAACGCCGAACCGCTTCCGTTCGCTTTGAGCCCTGACCAGTAGCCTGTTGCCAGTGGCACACCTGCTCGGCGCCGAAGCGCTCCATCTCGAATATCCGACTCAGGTGGTCTTCGAATCCGTGACCGTCGGTGTGAACGACGGTGCCCGTATCGGGATTGTCGGGCGCAACGGCGACGGCAAGTCCAGCCTGATGGCGATGCTGACCGGGCGGCTCTCGCCCGATTCGGGCCGGGTGACCCGGCGCGGCGGGCTGCGCGTCACCGCTCTCGACCAGGCCGACACCATGCCGCCCCAGAGCACCGTCGGTGAACTGCTCGTCGGCGACATCCCCGAGCACGAATGGGCGGGCAACCCCCGCATCCGCGACGTCGTCGCCGGACTGGTGGCCGATCTCGACTGGCAGTCGCCGATGTCCGCGCTGTCCGGCGGGCAGCGTCGGCGGGTGCAGTTGGCAGCGCTGCTGATCGGAGACTGGGACGTTATCGCCCTCGACGAGCCGACCAACCACCTCGACATCGAAGGCATCACCTGGCTGGCCGAGCACCTCAAGTCGCGGTGGCCGCGCAATGCCGGGGGCCTGCTTCTGGTCACTCACGACCGCTGGTTCCTCGACGAGGTCGCCGACACCACGTGGGAGGTGCACGACGGGGTCGTCGAGCCGTTCGACGGCGGATACGCGGCGTATGTGCTCCAGCGCGTCGAACGCGACCGTGTCGCCGCCGCCGCGGAGGCCAAGCGGCAGAACCTGATGCGCAAGGAACTGGCCTGGCTGCGTCGCGGCGCCCCGGCCCGAACGTCCAAGCCGAAATTCCGCATTGACGCGGCCAACCAGCTGATCGAAGACGTGCCGCCGCTTCGCAACGGGGTCGAGTTGGCCAAGCTGGCCACTGCACGGCTGGGCAAGGACGTCATCGACCTGCTCGACGTGTCGGTCGCTTATGACGGTAAACCCGTTCTCCGCGATGTGGAATGGCGCATTGCGCCTGGTGAACGCACCGGCATCGTCGGCGCCAACGGCGCGGGAAAGTCGACGCTGCTGGGGTTGATCGCGGGAACGCTGAACCCCGATTCGGGCCGGGTCAAGCGCGGCAAGACGGTGCGGCTGGCGATGCTCGACCAGCAATCCAGTCAGCTCACCGAGATCGCCGACGACATGGTCCGCGAAGTCGTCGGTCGGCTCAAGACCGATTACCAGGTGGACGGCAAGGACATCACCCCCACACAGTTGTTGGAGCGCTTGGGTTTTCGCCGAGAGCAGCTCTCGTCGCGGGTCGGTGAGCTCTCGGGAGGACAGCGCAGGCGACTGCAGTTGATGCTGACGCTGCTGGAGGAGCCCAACGTCTTGGTGCTCGACGAGCCGACCAACGACGTCGACATCGACATGCTGTCGGCCACCGAGGATCTGCTCGACTCATGGCCGGGCACTCTGATCGTGGTCTCCCACGATCGGTACCTGCTCGAGCGGGTCACCGATCAGCAGTACGCCATCCTCGACGGCCACTTGCGGCATCTGCCGGGCGGGATCGACGAGTACCTGCGCATCAAGGCGCGCCGGGAGTCTGCCGGTGGTGCGTCGACACCAGCGCGACAAGAAGCTGCCGCGCCGGCGCTGTCGGGTGCCGAATTGCGCGGTGTGGAAAAGGAAATCGCATCCCTGGACCGGGCGCTGAGCAAACTGAGCGACCGGGTGAACGCCAAACACGTCGAATTGGCCGAGCATGACCAGTCCGACCATGTCGGCTTGGGCAAGCTGACGCAGCAGCTGCGCGATCTGGAGGCCGAGGTGGCCGAGAAGGAGAACCGCTGGCTGGAGCTGTCCGAGCTGGTCGACTAGCTCAGCGGCGCAGTCGAATTCGCAGCCTCTCGACGCTGTCCCGCACCACACCGAGCTGATTGGCCACCTGGATCGGGGCAGTGCCGCCGCGGGCATCGCGGGAGGACACCGACCCTTCGACGGTCAGCACGTCACGCACCTCGGGGGTCAGCTCACCACTGATCCCGGCCAGTTCGGAATCGGTGAGCTCGTCTAGGCCCACGCCGCGACCCTCGGCGGCACGCACCGCCGCACCGGCCGCTTCGTGCGCCACCCGAACGGCACGCCGCGACGGACCAGCCATTCGGCGACGTCGGTGGCCAGGGTGTAGCCGGCCGGCGCCAGCGCAGCCATCCGGTCGGTGTCGAAGCGCAGGGTCGCGACCAGCCCGGCCATTGCGGGCAGAACGAGTTCCAGCTGCGCAACGGAGTCGAACAACGGCTCCTTGTCCTCCTGCAGGTCGCGGTTGTAGGCCAGCGGCTGCGCCTTGAGTGTGGCCAGCAGCCCGGCGAGGTTGCCGATCAACCGGCCGGCCTTGCCGCGGGCCAGTTCGGCGATGTCCGGATTCTTCTTCTGCGGCATGATGGAGCTGCCGGTCGACCACGAGTCGTGCAATGTCACGTAGCCGAATTCGGTTGTGCTCCAGAGGATGATGTCCTCGGCGAGACGAGACAGGTCGACCCCGATCATCGCCAGCACGAAGGCGGCCTCGGCGGCGAAGTCCCGGGATGCCGTCGCGTCGATCGAATTATCCGCCGCAGCAGCGAATCCCAGCTCCGCGGCGATGGCGTCAGGATTCAGGCCCAGCGAGGACCCCGCGAGGGCACCCGAGCCGTACGGCGAGACCGCGGTGCGGTCGTCGAAGTCGGCGATGCGGTCGACGTCTCTGAGCAACGGGTGTGCGTGCGCCAGCAGGTGGTGCGCCAGCAGCACCGGCTGTGCGGCCTGCAGGTGGGTCTTGCCCGGCATGATCGCAGTGGGATGCGCGGCAGCCTGGGTCGCCAGTGCTCCGACCACTTCGAGCGCACCGTCGGCGATCCGGCGCATCGCGTCCCGCAGCCACATCCGAAAGAGGGTGGCCACCTGATCGTTTCGGGAACGCCCGGCCCGCAGTCGGCCGCCGAGCTCGGGACCCACGCGGTCGATGAGGCCGCGCTCCAGCGCCCCGTGCACGTCCTCGTCGGTGTCCAGCGGGGTGAAGCTGCCGTCGGAGACGTCGTTGCCCAGGCTGTCGAGGCCGGCGAGTAACCCGTCGCGCTGCTCGTCGGTCAGCAGGCCCGCGGCGTGCAGCACCTTGGCGTGCGCCTTCGAGGCCGCGACGTCATAGGGCGCCAGCACCCAGTCGAAGTGGGTGGACTTGCTCAGCGCCGCCAGCGCGGGCGCCGGCCCGTCGGCGAAGCGGCCACCCCACAGCGAGCCCTCGTTGGTGCTCACGTCTGATTGCCTGCCAAGTCCCGGCGCGCGGCGATCTTCGACGACAGTCCGTGCACGTGGACGAAACCCTTGGCCGACGACTGGTCGAACGTGTCGCCCTCGTCGTAGGTCGCGAGATTGAAGTCGTACAGCGATGTCGGGCTGCGCCGGCCGTTGACCGCAATGTGCCCGCCGTGCAACACCATCCGGATCTCACCGGTCACGTGCTGCTGGGTGTCGGCGACGAACGCCTCCAGCGACCGCTTCAGCGGTGAGAACCACAGACCGTCGTACACCAGCTCGCCCCACTTGCGGTCGGTCCCGCGCTTGAACCGGCCGAGCTCGCGCTCCAGGGTCACGTGCTCGAGCTCGGTGTGGGCGGTGATCAGCACCATGGCGCCGGGGGCCTCGTAGATCTCCCGGCTCTTGATGCCGACGAGGCGGTCCTCGACGACGTCGAGGCGACCGACGCCCTGGGCGCCTGCGCGGCGGTTGAGCTCCTCGATGGCCTGCAGGACAGTGACCGAATTACCGTCGATCGAGACCGGCACACCGCGCTCGAAGCCGACGATCACCTCGTCGGGGGTGCTCCAGTTCAGGGTCGGGTCTTCGGTGTAGTCGTAGACGTCCTTGGTCGGCGCGTTCCAGAGGTGTTCCAGGAAGCCGGTTTCCACCGCCCGGCCCCAGACATTCTGGTCGATGGAGAACGGCGAGCGCTTGGTGACGTTGATCGGGATGGCGTTCTCTTCGGCGAAGGCGATCGCTTTCTCCCGGGTCCAGGCGTAGTCGCGGACCGGCGCCAGCACCTCGAGATCCGGGGCGAGCGAGGCAAATCCGACCTCGAAGCGGACCTGGTCGTTGCCCTTGCCGGTGCAGCCGTGCGCGACGATGCCGCCGCGGTGTTCACGCGCCGCGGTCACCAGGTGCTTGACGATCAGCGGCCGGCTCAGCGCGGACACCAGCGGGTAACGGTCCATGTAGAGGGCGTTGGACTGGATGGCCGGCAGGCAGTACTGCTCGGCGAACTCGTCGCGGGCATCGACCACGACCGCTTCGACGGCACCGCAATCCAGGGCGCGCTGGCGGACGACCTCCATATCCTCGCCGCCCTGGCCGAGGTCGATGGCCACGGCCACCACCTCTTTGCCGGTCTCCTTGCCGATCCAGCTGATGGCCACCGAGGTGTCCAGGCCACCGGAATACGCCAAGATGACGCGTTCGGACATGAAGTGCTCCTTAGTCTTTGGTCTAGCGGATTTAGTTCTCTTAGTGGATGGTTTCGAACATGGTGGCCAGTTGCGCGCCGGTCATCGGCTCGCGGGCCACCACCAGGATTGTGTCGTCACCGGCGACGGTACCCACGACGTCGGGCAGCGCGGCCCGGTCGATGGCACTGGCCAGATAGTGCGCCGCACCGGGCGGGGTGCGCAGCACGGCCAGGTTTCCGCTGGCGTCGGTGGACACCAGCAGATCACCGAGGAGACGCGACACCCGCTCGGTGCCGCCGGACACCCCGCGCACCGGGCTGCCGTCCTCGGGCACGACGTAGACGCCGCTGCCGCCGTCGGCGCCGCGCAGCTTGACCGCGCCGAGCTCTTCCAGGTCGCGTGACAAGGTGGCCTGCGTGACCTCAATGCCCTCGTCGCCGAGCAGCGCGGCGAGTTCGCTCTGGCTGTGCACCGACCGCGAGGACAGCAGCGCCACGATCCGGGCCTGCCGCCCGGCTCGCGTGGTGCTGACCTCGCTGGTCACCGCTTCTCCAACAGCCACACCAGCAGCGCTTTCTGCGCGTGCAGCCGATTCTCGGCCTCGTCCCACACCGCGCTGTGTGTGCTGTCGATCACCTCGTCGGTGATTTCGTGGCCGCGGTGGGCCGGAAGACAGTGCAGCACAACCGCTTCGGAGTCGGCCTGGTTGAGCAGTGCGGCGTTGAGCTGGAACGGCCGGAACGGCAGCACCCGGTCCAGTCCGTCGTTCTCCTGACCCATCGACGTCCAAGTGTCGGTGACCAGCACGTCGGCGCCCTTCGCGCCGGCCACTGGATCGGCGGTGAGCGTGACGGTTGCACCGGTCTGCCGGCCGCGGTGTTCGGCGGCGGCGACGAACAGCGGGTGCGGCTCGAATCCCGCCGGCGCGGCGATAGTGACGTGGATACCGGCCGTCACCCCGCCGAGCATCAGAGAGTGCGCCATGTTGTTGGCGCCGTCGCCGAAGTAGGTCATCCGCAGTCCGTTCAGCGAGCCCTTCCGTTCGGCCAGGGTCTGCAGGTCGGCCAGCACCTGGCACGGGTGAAACTCATCGGAGAGCGCGTTGACCACGGGAACCGTTGCCGCCGAGGCCATTGCGTTCAACCGCTGTTGAGCGAACGTGCGCCAGACGATCGCATCGACGTAGCGAGAGAGCACCCGCCCGGTGTCCTCGAGGGTCTCTTCACGGCCCAGCTGGGTGGCGCGGCCGTCGACCACGACCGCGTGTCCGCCGAGCTGGGCGATGCCCACCTCGAAGGAGAACCGGGTGCGGGTGGAGTTCTTGTCGAAGATGACCGCCACCCCGCGCGGGCCCTCCAGCGGCCGCCGGCTCATCGGCTCCTTCTTCAGAGTTGCTGCGAGCTCGAGGATTTCGGCCTGTTCCGCGGGTTGCAGGTCGTCGTCGCGCAGGAAGTGTCGCACTGTGCTCATCGGGCCGCCTCATCCAGGATCGCGGGTAGTACGTTGAGGAAGCTGTCGATCTCCGCTTCGGTGATGATCAGGGGTGGAGCGAGCCGCACCACGTCCGGTGCTGCGGCGTTGACCAGGAAACCGGCCTCGCGGGCGGCGGTTTCGACGACCTTGCCCTGCGGGGCGGTCAGCACCACGCCGCGCAGCAGGCCCCGGCCGCGGACATGGTCGACCAACGGGTGACCCAGCGCCTCGATGCCGTGGCTCAGCGCCTTGCCCAGCACGTCGGCCCGGGTGACCAGATCCTCTTGCGCCAGCACCTTGAGCACCGCCAGTGCGGCCGCGGTGCATACCGGATTGCCGCCGAAGGTGCTGCCGTGCAACCCCGGCGTCAGCAGGTCGGCGGTCGGGCCGATGGCCAGGCAGGCGCCGATCGGCAGTCCCCCACCGAGACCCTTTGCCAACGTGACGATGTCGGGTGTGATGCCGTCGTGCTGGTGGGCATAGAAAGCACCAGTACGCCCGACGCCGGTCTGCACCTCGTCAAGGACCAGCAGGGCGCCGTGGCGGCTGGTGATGTCGCGGGCCGCCACCAGGTAGCCCTCGGGTGGCACCACGACGCCGCCCTCGCCCATGATCGGTTCGAGGAACACCGCGGCGGTCTCCTCGGTGACAGCTTGTTCGAGCGCCGCGACGTCCCCGTAGGGCACGTGCGTGACGTAACCCGGAAGCGGCTCGAACGGTGCCTGCTTGGCGGGCTGCCCGGTCAAAGCCAGCGCGCCCATGGTGCGGCCGTGGAATGCATTCTTAGCGGCGACGAGCTTGGTGCGCCCAGTCAGCCGAGTGATCTTGAAGGCGACCTCGTTGGCCTCGGCGCCGGAGTTGCAAAAGAACGCCCGCGCCGGGGTGCCTAGCTGGTCAACCAGCGCCTCGGCCAAGGCAATTCCCGGCTCGGTGGCATACAGGTTCGACGTGTGGCCCAGCGTGTTCAGCTGAGTGGTGACCGCGTCGATGATCGCCGGATGCCGGTGGCCGAGGATGTTGACCGCGATGCCGCCCAGCAGATCGAGGTAGGTCTTGCCGTTCTCATCGGTCACCACGGCGCCTTCACCGCTGGCCAGTGCCAGGGGCGGGGTTCCGTAGTTGTCCATCATCACGTCGGCCCAACGTTCGAGCAGCGTCATCAGGGAATCACCTTCGTTCCGGTGCCTTCGTCGGTGAACAGCTCGACGAGCACGCAGTGTTCGACGCGGCCGTCGATCACGTGTGCGCTGGGAACCCCGCCCTCGACGGCCCGCAGGCAGGCCTCGATCTTGGGGATCATGCCGCTTTCCAGGTTGGGCAACAGCTTGGTCAAGGCGACGGTATCGATCTGGCTCACCAGGGAGTCGCGGTCGGGCCAGTCGGTGTACAGACCTTCGACGTCGGTGAGCATCAACAGCTTCTCGGCGCCCAGCGCCCTGGCCACTGCGGCAGCGGCGGTATCGGCGTTGATGTTGTGCACCACACCGTCGACGTCGGGCGCGATGGTCGAGATGACCGGGATACGCCCGGCCGCAATGAGATCCAGCACCGCTGCGGTGTTCACGTGTTCGACGTCGCCGACCAGGCCGATGTCGGTGAGGACACCGTCGACGGTCACGCCGCGCCGCACTGCCGTGAACAATTGGGCGTCCTCGCCGGTGATGCCGACGGCGTACGGGCCGTGAGCGTTGATCAGGTTCACCAGTTCGCGACCGACCTGACCGAACAGCACCATCCGCGCGATGTCGAGCACCTCGGGCGTGGTGACCCGGAAGCCGCCCTTGAATTCTCCGGCGATACCAAGCTTTTTGAGCATCGCACTGATTTGCGGGCCGCCACCGTGCACGACGACAGGGTGGACACCGGTGTTGCGCAGGAACACCATGTCGTCGGCGAACGCGGCCTTCAGCCGGTCGTCGGTCATCGCGTTGCCACCGTATTTGACGACGACGATCTTGTCGTTGAGCTGCTTGAGCCAGGGCAGCGCCTCGGCGAGCACCGCGGCCTTGGTGTTCACGGTCGCGGTCATGAGCTGTAGGCCGAATTCTCTTCGACGTAGGCGTGCGAGAGGTCGGTGGTGCGGATGGTCGCCTCTCCGTCGCCGAGCTTGAGGTCCACGGTCACCGCAATGTCCGCACCCGACAGGTCCACGTCGCGGGCACCGGGCGCGCCGGCGCCGTCGATGCACACCGGGAACCCGTTGAACGACACGGTGATCCGCTGCGGATCGATCGCGAACGGGACCATGCCGACCGCGGCCAGCACCCGGCCCCAGTTCGGGTCGGAACCGAACAGCGCAGTCTTGACCAGGCTGTCGCGGGCGACGATACGGGCGGCAGTGACCGCGTCGTCGTCGCCCGGCGCGCCGGT includes:
- a CDS encoding ABC-F family ATP-binding cassette domain-containing protein, producing the protein MAHLLGAEALHLEYPTQVVFESVTVGVNDGARIGIVGRNGDGKSSLMAMLTGRLSPDSGRVTRRGGLRVTALDQADTMPPQSTVGELLVGDIPEHEWAGNPRIRDVVAGLVADLDWQSPMSALSGGQRRRVQLAALLIGDWDVIALDEPTNHLDIEGITWLAEHLKSRWPRNAGGLLLVTHDRWFLDEVADTTWEVHDGVVEPFDGGYAAYVLQRVERDRVAAAAEAKRQNLMRKELAWLRRGAPARTSKPKFRIDAANQLIEDVPPLRNGVELAKLATARLGKDVIDLLDVSVAYDGKPVLRDVEWRIAPGERTGIVGANGAGKSTLLGLIAGTLNPDSGRVKRGKTVRLAMLDQQSSQLTEIADDMVREVVGRLKTDYQVDGKDITPTQLLERLGFRREQLSSRVGELSGGQRRRLQLMLTLLEEPNVLVLDEPTNDVDIDMLSATEDLLDSWPGTLIVVSHDRYLLERVTDQQYAILDGHLRHLPGGIDEYLRIKARRESAGGASTPARQEAAAPALSGAELRGVEKEIASLDRALSKLSDRVNAKHVELAEHDQSDHVGLGKLTQQLRDLEAEVAEKENRWLELSELVD
- the argB gene encoding acetylglutamate kinase codes for the protein MTATVNTKAAVLAEALPWLKQLNDKIVVVKYGGNAMTDDRLKAAFADDMVFLRNTGVHPVVVHGGGPQISAMLKKLGIAGEFKGGFRVTTPEVLDIARMVLFGQVGRELVNLINAHGPYAVGITGEDAQLFTAVRRGVTVDGVLTDIGLVGDVEHVNTAAVLDLIAAGRIPVISTIAPDVDGVVHNINADTAAAAVARALGAEKLLMLTDVEGLYTDWPDRDSLVSQIDTVALTKLLPNLESGMIPKIEACLRAVEGGVPSAHVIDGRVEHCVLVELFTDEGTGTKVIP
- a CDS encoding argininosuccinate synthase, with protein sequence MSERVILAYSGGLDTSVAISWIGKETGKEVVAVAIDLGQGGEDMEVVRQRALDCGAVEAVVVDARDEFAEQYCLPAIQSNALYMDRYPLVSALSRPLIVKHLVTAAREHRGGIVAHGCTGKGNDQVRFEVGFASLAPDLEVLAPVRDYAWTREKAIAFAEENAIPINVTKRSPFSIDQNVWGRAVETGFLEHLWNAPTKDVYDYTEDPTLNWSTPDEVIVGFERGVPVSIDGNSVTVLQAIEELNRRAGAQGVGRLDVVEDRLVGIKSREIYEAPGAMVLITAHTELEHVTLERELGRFKRGTDRKWGELVYDGLWFSPLKRSLEAFVADTQQHVTGEIRMVLHGGHIAVNGRRSPTSLYDFNLATYDEGDTFDQSSAKGFVHVHGLSSKIAARRDLAGNQT
- a CDS encoding acetylornithine transaminase, encoding MTLLERWADVMMDNYGTPPLALASGEGAVVTDENGKTYLDLLGGIAVNILGHRHPAIIDAVTTQLNTLGHTSNLYATEPGIALAEALVDQLGTPARAFFCNSGAEANEVAFKITRLTGRTKLVAAKNAFHGRTMGALALTGQPAKQAPFEPLPGYVTHVPYGDVAALEQAVTEETAAVFLEPIMGEGGVVVPPEGYLVAARDITSRHGALLVLDEVQTGVGRTGAFYAHQHDGITPDIVTLAKGLGGGLPIGACLAIGPTADLLTPGLHGSTFGGNPVCTAAALAVLKVLAQEDLVTRADVLGKALSHGIEALGHPLVDHVRGRGLLRGVVLTAPQGKVVETAAREAGFLVNAAAPDVVRLAPPLIITEAEIDSFLNVLPAILDEAAR
- a CDS encoding arginine repressor, whose product is MAVGEAVTSEVSTTRAGRQARIVALLSSRSVHSQSELAALLGDEGIEVTQATLSRDLEELGAVKLRGADGGSGVYVVPEDGSPVRGVSGGTERVSRLLGDLLVSTDASGNLAVLRTPPGAAHYLASAIDRAALPDVVGTVAGDDTILVVAREPMTGAQLATMFETIH
- the argF gene encoding ornithine carbamoyltransferase; the encoded protein is MSTVRHFLRDDDLQPAEQAEILELAATLKKEPMSRRPLEGPRGVAVIFDKNSTRTRFSFEVGIAQLGGHAVVVDGRATQLGREETLEDTGRVLSRYVDAIVWRTFAQQRLNAMASAATVPVVNALSDEFHPCQVLADLQTLAERKGSLNGLRMTYFGDGANNMAHSLMLGGVTAGIHVTIAAPAGFEPHPLFVAAAEHRGRQTGATVTLTADPVAGAKGADVLVTDTWTSMGQENDGLDRVLPFRPFQLNAALLNQADSEAVVLHCLPAHRGHEITDEVIDSTHSAVWDEAENRLHAQKALLVWLLEKR